In Marivirga salinae, a single window of DNA contains:
- a CDS encoding MBL fold metallo-hydrolase yields the protein MKNLLIIVFSLVCHNIFSQDLISTNQGDIKIHPILHGTLALEYEGLTIYVDPYGGVDKFKGLKDADLILITDIHGDHLNKETLKDLNTSNSHFIVPEAVAQQMEGIGNAEIEILNNDNSTSFNGINITAIPMYNLPESEDSRHPKGRGNGYLLNIADKVIYISGDTEDIPEMRALKNIDLAFVCMNIPYTMSVEQASDAVLDFNPSIVYPFHFRGQGGLADVEKFKSLVKKENKDIEVRLRNWYSED from the coding sequence ATGAAAAATCTACTAATAATTGTGTTTTCCTTGGTATGCCACAACATATTTTCTCAGGATCTAATCAGCACTAATCAAGGTGATATTAAAATCCATCCAATTCTTCATGGAACTTTGGCATTAGAATATGAAGGACTTACAATTTATGTTGACCCCTATGGAGGAGTAGATAAATTTAAAGGATTGAAAGATGCTGATTTAATTTTAATTACAGACATACATGGTGACCATTTGAATAAAGAAACCCTCAAAGACTTAAACACTTCCAATTCTCATTTTATCGTACCAGAAGCAGTTGCCCAACAGATGGAAGGAATAGGTAATGCAGAAATTGAAATTTTGAATAATGATAACAGCACCTCATTTAACGGAATTAATATTACAGCCATACCTATGTATAATTTACCCGAAAGTGAAGATTCCAGACATCCTAAAGGCAGAGGAAATGGTTATTTACTGAATATTGCAGACAAGGTAATTTACATCTCAGGTGATACCGAGGATATTCCTGAGATGCGAGCGTTAAAAAATATTGATTTGGCTTTTGTATGTATGAATATACCTTATACCATGTCAGTTGAACAAGCATCTGATGCTGTTTTAGATTTCAACCCTTCTATAGTTTATCCATTTCATTTTAGAGGTCAAGGAGGCTTAGCCGATGTTGAGAAATTCAAATCTTTAGTGAAGAAAGAAAATAAAGATATTGAAGTACGACTAAGAAATTGGTACTCTGAAGATTAA